From Acidimicrobiales bacterium, one genomic window encodes:
- a CDS encoding 50S ribosomal protein L11 methyltransferase, translating to MLHLPGSPVWQRDGSHSQVLDYHLSMLLDAARMDSYRRAIQASVRPGDVVVDIGCGTGVLSFMACEAGASRVYAIEGGPVIAAARELATDNGFADRIEFLGGWSVDLGLPEPADVLITETIGNAGLDEGIIAWTSDARQRLLRPGAAMLPQRLRLWVAAAESFDDHALVSDWLAPDLPYDYGAAHRRAARTLWFADITPTHLLGQPELAADIDLMTALDATTVSAGTLRIDRDGTLHGLACWFDALLCAGVTVDNSPPRTDSSWSQGFLPLAEPIAVVAGDEMRWELEVSADGRDWIWQVDRIS from the coding sequence ATGCTCCACCTGCCCGGAAGCCCCGTGTGGCAGCGTGACGGCTCCCACTCTCAGGTGCTCGACTACCACCTGAGCATGTTGCTCGATGCCGCCCGCATGGATTCCTACCGGCGGGCCATTCAGGCGTCGGTGCGGCCCGGCGACGTGGTGGTCGACATCGGGTGCGGGACCGGGGTGCTGTCGTTCATGGCCTGCGAAGCAGGCGCGAGTCGGGTCTATGCGATCGAGGGCGGCCCGGTCATCGCTGCCGCCCGCGAGCTGGCCACCGACAACGGGTTCGCCGACCGCATCGAGTTCCTCGGCGGATGGTCGGTCGATCTCGGCCTCCCCGAACCGGCCGACGTGTTGATCACCGAGACCATCGGCAATGCCGGGCTCGACGAGGGGATCATCGCCTGGACGTCCGATGCGCGGCAGCGGTTGCTCCGTCCCGGCGCGGCGATGTTGCCCCAGCGGCTGCGCCTGTGGGTCGCCGCGGCCGAGTCGTTCGACGACCACGCACTGGTCTCGGACTGGCTGGCTCCGGATCTTCCGTATGACTACGGCGCCGCGCATCGCCGGGCGGCTCGAACCCTCTGGTTCGCCGACATCACACCGACGCACCTCCTCGGTCAGCCGGAACTGGCCGCCGACATCGACCTGATGACGGCACTCGATGCCACGACCGTCTCGGCCGGGACCCTGCGGATCGATCGGGATGGCACGCTCCACGGGCTGGCGTGCTGGTTCGACGCGCTCCTGTGCGCAGGGGTCACCGTCGACAACTCGCCCCCGCGGACCGACTCGAGCTGGTCCCAGGGCTTCTTGCCGCTGGCGGAGCCGATCGCGGTCGTTGCCGGCGACGAGATGCGTTGGGAGCTCGAGGTCTCGGCCGACGGCCGCGACTGGATCTGGCAGGTGGATCGCATCTCGTGA
- a CDS encoding YbhN family protein gives MTNRRSVWRAAKVLTFLGATYWLALPQVGRAWSGVRLMNDRGLFLPILGGLFALGAVWAYAQVTRMLFEKDERPGPWLTLGIVVAGLGVNRLVPAGTAAGSIVAFRLYRRFGVGRQRTGFVMAAQGLGSNLLLVFLVAVAMVIALPVHGIAPGYVTAAVVGSGLLGSVILVTDGVWHDRQWLHRLVRRVGRGLEHFWSGLGPNRLDELLNSIRLQAGQLAARPSDARSALAWGTANWLLDAASLWVFLSIAGTDVAPQTAVVVFGLANLAGLLPMTPGGLGVVDLTMTAALAGLGAPAEAAVIGVAGYRLSHYWLPIPAAACAYLLVRRHLARRVRTSPCLA, from the coding sequence ATGACCAATCGGCGCAGTGTATGGCGAGCTGCCAAGGTGTTGACGTTCCTAGGCGCGACCTACTGGCTGGCGCTGCCCCAAGTGGGCCGCGCGTGGAGTGGCGTGCGCTTGATGAACGATCGGGGCCTGTTCCTTCCCATTCTCGGTGGTCTTTTCGCTCTCGGGGCAGTCTGGGCGTACGCGCAGGTCACCCGGATGCTCTTCGAGAAGGACGAGAGGCCCGGCCCCTGGTTGACGCTGGGAATCGTCGTCGCCGGCCTGGGCGTCAACCGGCTGGTGCCGGCCGGCACCGCGGCGGGCAGCATCGTGGCGTTTCGGCTCTATCGCAGGTTCGGCGTCGGGCGGCAACGTACCGGATTCGTCATGGCAGCCCAAGGGCTGGGGTCGAATCTGCTGCTCGTCTTTCTCGTTGCCGTCGCGATGGTCATCGCGTTGCCGGTGCACGGAATCGCGCCGGGCTACGTCACCGCGGCCGTTGTGGGCTCCGGTCTGCTCGGGTCGGTGATTCTGGTGACTGATGGCGTCTGGCACGATCGCCAATGGCTGCACCGGCTGGTTCGCCGCGTCGGCCGGGGGCTGGAGCACTTCTGGTCAGGGCTCGGTCCCAACCGGCTCGACGAGCTCCTGAACTCGATCCGGCTCCAGGCCGGGCAACTGGCCGCGAGGCCGAGCGATGCCCGGTCGGCTCTCGCGTGGGGTACGGCAAACTGGTTGCTCGATGCCGCTTCGCTCTGGGTGTTCCTGTCGATCGCCGGGACAGACGTTGCGCCGCAGACGGCCGTGGTGGTCTTCGGTCTGGCGAACCTGGCCGGCTTGTTGCCGATGACACCCGGCGGGCTCGGAGTCGTGGACCTGACGATGACCGCCGCGCTCGCGGGTCTCGGCGCCCCTGCGGAGGCCGCAGTGATCGGTGTGGCCGGTTATCGGCTGAGTCACTACTGGTTGCCGATCCCTGCTGCGGCGTGCGCCTACCTGCTGGTGCGGCGACACCTGGCCCGACGCGTGCGAACAAGCCCGTGCCTCGCATGA
- a CDS encoding dodecin family protein, which produces MNAQVITNMKEANMADATYAVTEIVGTSPDGVDTAIKNGLKKAAESLRHLDWFEVIDIRGRLGTDDGTVQHFQVTLKVGFRYDD; this is translated from the coding sequence ATGAACGCACAAGTGATCACCAACATGAAGGAGGCCAACATGGCCGACGCAACCTATGCAGTGACCGAGATCGTGGGAACATCGCCCGATGGGGTCGACACCGCGATCAAGAACGGTTTGAAGAAGGCAGCCGAGTCGCTCCGGCATCTCGACTGGTTCGAGGTCATCGACATTCGCGGCCGACTGGGCACCGATGACGGAACAGTGCAGCACTTCCAGGTCACGCTCAAGGTGGGGTTCCGCTACGACGACTGA
- a CDS encoding SDR family oxidoreductase, which produces MKGLAGRSIVVTGGASGIGLATVRFLQDEGAAVAIIDRDAEGAEAVGVPWVEADLADADGWRAAVLDAAGELGGIDGLVNNAVSVVGGPASLSEQNLDDFSATLARNSTSVLAATQAAAQLMLGPGAIVNIASLQGTNASPGLYQYGAAKAAVIHLTKSLALELAPRHIRVNAVAPAMTLTPAVMRGVSSERRAASIAAIPLGYAGEPEDIAGTVGFLLSDLARFITGQLLIADGGLGLTTARPHRGELP; this is translated from the coding sequence GTGAAGGGACTCGCAGGGCGCAGCATCGTGGTGACCGGAGGAGCCTCAGGCATCGGTTTGGCAACGGTCCGATTTCTCCAGGACGAAGGTGCGGCCGTGGCGATCATCGATCGCGACGCAGAGGGGGCCGAGGCCGTGGGCGTGCCCTGGGTCGAGGCCGACTTGGCCGACGCCGACGGCTGGCGCGCGGCGGTCCTCGATGCGGCCGGTGAGCTCGGCGGCATCGACGGCTTGGTGAACAATGCGGTGTCGGTCGTCGGGGGCCCCGCCTCCCTTTCCGAACAGAACCTCGACGACTTCTCGGCGACCCTGGCCAGGAACAGCACCAGTGTGCTGGCTGCCACCCAGGCAGCGGCCCAACTGATGCTCGGGCCCGGCGCCATCGTCAACATCGCGTCCCTTCAGGGAACGAACGCCTCGCCCGGTCTCTATCAGTACGGCGCAGCCAAGGCAGCCGTGATCCATCTCACCAAGTCCTTGGCCCTCGAGCTCGCCCCACGCCACATTCGGGTGAACGCCGTGGCGCCGGCCATGACACTGACCCCGGCGGTCATGCGCGGGGTGAGCAGCGAGCGCCGGGCCGCGAGCATCGCGGCCATCCCGCTCGGCTACGCGGGCGAGCCCGAAGACATCGCCGGCACGGTCGGCTTTCTGCTCAGCGACCTGGCCCGGTTCATCACGGGCCAGCTGCTGATCGCCGATGGGGGCCTCGGTCTCACGACAGCCCGTCCTCATCGAGGCGAGTTGCCGTAG
- a CDS encoding TIR domain-containing protein, whose translation MGGVFISYRRDDSQGSTGRIADRLHELLGDEIPLFLDIDSIRPGQDFREVISHTLAQCDVTLVMIGPRWLDVTDDEGNLRLTDEADLHRMEVESALASSATTIPVLVEGAAMPGPGDLPESIRELAYLHAAEVSVRRFAADASYLAELIRGVVAAEPTGAADEPPAAVVEPEASVPAAPPVPAAVMSAETPVEPVEPVEPAEAVEPAETGEPGRPGPDRRLLAAGAVVVVLAIIGLAVAFSGDDGGGDPPASEPLSVSVPDGTATDPTGVDVFSLEVGDCFGPVESTLVATVEPLDCAGLHANEVYAIWNSFTATLPADEELLAGCVARFDEAVGIPYNFSAYYVAGFWPDAESWRDGRRTVICYGFVRDGQGAPIATTGSMLGSGN comes from the coding sequence ATGGGCGGCGTGTTCATCAGCTACCGACGCGACGACTCCCAGGGGTCAACCGGCCGAATTGCCGACCGTCTCCATGAACTACTCGGCGACGAGATCCCGCTGTTCCTCGATATCGACTCGATCCGGCCCGGACAGGACTTTCGCGAGGTCATCTCCCACACGCTCGCGCAGTGTGATGTCACGCTCGTGATGATCGGCCCGCGCTGGCTCGATGTCACCGACGACGAGGGCAATCTCCGCCTCACCGACGAGGCCGACCTTCACCGTATGGAGGTCGAATCCGCTCTCGCGTCGTCGGCCACGACCATCCCGGTGCTGGTCGAGGGAGCGGCGATGCCGGGGCCGGGTGACCTTCCGGAGTCGATCCGCGAGCTTGCCTATCTCCACGCCGCTGAAGTGTCGGTCCGCCGTTTCGCGGCGGACGCGTCGTATCTCGCCGAGCTGATCCGTGGCGTCGTCGCTGCTGAACCGACGGGTGCGGCGGACGAGCCACCGGCCGCGGTGGTCGAGCCCGAAGCCTCCGTGCCGGCAGCGCCCCCCGTGCCTGCGGCGGTGATGTCTGCGGAGACCCCGGTCGAACCGGTCGAGCCTGTCGAACCGGCCGAAGCTGTCGAACCGGCCGAAACCGGCGAACCGGGTCGCCCCGGTCCGGATCGGCGGCTCCTGGCTGCGGGCGCGGTCGTCGTCGTGCTCGCGATCATCGGGCTGGCGGTGGCCTTTTCCGGCGACGATGGCGGTGGCGATCCACCCGCATCCGAGCCCTTGTCCGTCTCGGTTCCCGATGGAACCGCCACCGACCCGACGGGCGTCGACGTCTTCAGCCTCGAAGTCGGCGACTGCTTCGGACCGGTCGAGAGCACGCTGGTCGCCACCGTCGAGCCGCTCGACTGCGCCGGTCTTCATGCGAACGAGGTCTACGCGATCTGGAACTCGTTCACGGCGACGCTGCCGGCGGACGAGGAACTGCTCGCCGGCTGTGTTGCCCGCTTCGACGAGGCCGTCGGCATCCCCTACAACTTCTCCGCCTACTACGTGGCGGGCTTCTGGCCCGATGCCGAGAGCTGGCGAGACGGGAGACGGACGGTCATCTGCTACGGCTTCGTCCGAGACGGCCAAGGCGCGCCGATCGCGACGACCGGGTCGATGCTGGGCTCGGGCAACTGA
- a CDS encoding hemolysin family protein, producing the protein MLDLLAVAANPGDGGGSGSLTLLVVYVVLAIGVSFLCSIMEAVLLSVSPAYIGALEATKPAVAGRLRELKNDVDRPLAAILTLNTVAHTIGAAGAGAEAAGYFGSGAIGVFSALLTLGILVLSEIIPKTLGAVYWRGLAPIVARMLKPLIYLLYPLVVMSQWFAKLLTRGEREGDVSREELAALADIGAEEGVLGDGEVRLFKSLLRFESLKVSDVMTPRTVVVAFPETATVQELVEAKRPFSRYPVYAENRDEITGYVLLSDALAEVADDVHGTPLLTLRRDLVAVPAGRSLLAVFEDLVEERVHIALVLDDYGGTAGIVTMEDVIETLIGLEITDETDRDEDMQVLARERWQARAERLGLLDDTERDATIRWGLTGGEPPHRHT; encoded by the coding sequence ATGCTCGATCTTCTCGCCGTCGCTGCCAACCCAGGCGATGGTGGGGGATCGGGATCGCTCACCTTGCTGGTCGTCTACGTCGTCCTCGCCATCGGCGTCTCGTTCCTGTGCTCGATCATGGAGGCCGTGCTGCTCAGCGTCTCGCCCGCCTACATCGGCGCGCTCGAGGCGACGAAGCCGGCGGTGGCCGGACGACTCCGGGAGCTCAAGAACGACGTGGACCGGCCCCTGGCCGCGATTCTCACCCTGAACACCGTTGCCCACACGATCGGGGCCGCGGGCGCCGGCGCAGAGGCGGCCGGCTACTTCGGGAGCGGTGCGATCGGCGTCTTCTCGGCGCTCCTGACATTGGGCATCCTGGTGCTCAGCGAGATCATTCCGAAGACGTTGGGCGCGGTCTACTGGCGGGGCCTCGCTCCGATCGTGGCTCGCATGCTGAAGCCGCTCATCTATCTGCTGTATCCCCTCGTCGTGATGTCGCAGTGGTTCGCCAAGCTCCTCACCCGCGGTGAGCGCGAGGGCGATGTCAGCCGCGAAGAGCTTGCCGCCCTGGCCGACATCGGTGCCGAAGAAGGCGTGCTGGGCGACGGCGAGGTTCGTCTCTTCAAGAGCCTGCTTCGTTTCGAGAGTCTCAAGGTGTCCGATGTCATGACCCCGCGCACCGTGGTCGTCGCGTTCCCGGAGACGGCAACCGTCCAAGAACTGGTGGAAGCGAAGCGACCGTTCTCCCGGTACCCGGTCTATGCCGAGAACCGCGACGAGATCACCGGCTACGTCCTGCTGAGCGATGCGTTGGCAGAGGTCGCCGACGACGTCCACGGCACCCCGCTGCTCACGCTGCGGCGCGACCTCGTCGCGGTGCCGGCCGGGCGCTCGCTCCTGGCCGTCTTCGAAGACCTGGTGGAGGAACGAGTGCACATCGCCCTGGTGCTGGACGACTACGGCGGCACGGCAGGGATCGTCACCATGGAGGATGTGATCGAGACATTGATCGGTCTCGAGATCACCGATGAGACCGATCGGGACGAGGACATGCAGGTTCTCGCCAGGGAGCGCTGGCAGGCCCGCGCCGAGCGACTCGGCTTGCTCGACGACACCGAACGGGATGCCACCATCCGGTGGGGACTCACCGGCGGCGAACCGCCTCATCGCCACACCTGA
- a CDS encoding Fur family transcriptional regulator, with the protein MAANEIDDEVADLLRRADQRYTSGRRRLIAALEAGGGPMTIAQIVAADESLPQSTVYRNLTILEEVGAVTRIVTSDDFSRYELAEHLTEHHHHLICSRCGDVADFSLDPRTETTLDKALQRAARRAGFDADTHRLDLVGTCAACN; encoded by the coding sequence ATGGCCGCCAATGAAATCGACGACGAGGTCGCCGACCTTCTTCGGCGGGCCGACCAGCGCTACACGAGCGGTCGACGACGTCTCATCGCTGCGCTCGAGGCCGGCGGCGGACCCATGACCATCGCCCAGATCGTCGCCGCCGACGAGAGCCTCCCGCAGTCGACCGTCTACCGGAATCTCACCATCCTCGAAGAGGTGGGTGCCGTGACACGCATCGTCACGAGCGACGACTTCAGCCGCTACGAACTCGCCGAGCACCTCACCGAGCACCACCATCACCTGATCTGTTCTCGCTGTGGCGACGTCGCCGACTTCTCCCTCGACCCCCGCACGGAAACCACCCTCGACAAGGCGCTCCAGCGGGCCGCCCGTCGGGCCGGGTTCGATGCCGACACCCACCGCCTCGATCTCGTCGGCACCTGCGCGGCCTGCAACTGA
- a CDS encoding sigma-70 family RNA polymerase sigma factor has translation MDLEADDLADQLEMLQRYALGVTRDPDLAADIVQDTVVRALERADQYRREAPLGHWLIRIAHNLIVDRARRAHHEIAVDDVEENWRDDSYSVDAEAIVERATTRDELLDALVRLPFIYRSAVVLHDIEGLRVADIATIHEISLPAAKQRLRRGRMATVTALASGHERRVATKGVPMRCWDARQHVSDYLNGDLDASTATVVETHLESCPTCPPLYAALVGVHAELGRLRDPDSVIDPELTQRIRSIIDP, from the coding sequence ATGGACCTCGAAGCAGACGACCTCGCCGACCAGCTCGAGATGCTGCAGCGGTATGCGCTGGGCGTGACCCGGGATCCCGATCTCGCCGCCGACATCGTCCAGGACACCGTGGTGCGCGCGCTCGAGCGCGCCGATCAGTACCGACGAGAGGCGCCGCTGGGCCATTGGCTCATCCGTATCGCGCACAACCTGATCGTCGACCGCGCCCGCCGAGCGCATCATGAGATCGCCGTCGACGACGTCGAGGAGAACTGGCGCGACGACTCCTACAGCGTCGATGCCGAAGCGATCGTCGAACGGGCCACCACCAGAGACGAGCTGCTCGATGCCCTCGTGCGGCTGCCCTTCATCTATCGATCCGCGGTCGTGCTGCACGACATCGAGGGCCTTCGCGTCGCCGACATCGCAACCATCCACGAGATCTCGTTGCCCGCCGCCAAGCAACGCCTCCGCCGGGGCCGTATGGCCACCGTCACGGCGCTCGCAAGCGGTCACGAGCGCCGTGTCGCCACGAAAGGGGTCCCGATGCGCTGCTGGGACGCTCGTCAACACGTCAGCGATTACCTCAACGGCGACCTCGACGCGTCGACCGCAACCGTCGTCGAGACGCACCTCGAGAGCTGTCCCACCTGCCCGCCGCTCTACGCCGCGCTCGTGGGTGTCCACGCCGAACTCGGCCGGCTGCGGGATCCCGACTCGGTGATCGACCCGGAGCTCACCCAACGGATCCGCAGCATCATCGATCCCTGA
- a CDS encoding PPOX class F420-dependent oxidoreductase — MGENRRGLIRMTAAEIDEYLSAPRTVTMATIGSDGLIHQVAMFYAWIDGEMWIETKTKSQKVQNLRRDARMSMHVEDGSDYHELRGVNLQGRGEIVEDADQLRRVGVNLIDRYHGGYDESREPFLESIINNRVAVRILPSRTTSWDHRKLPADVR; from the coding sequence ATGGGGGAGAACCGGAGAGGGCTGATCCGCATGACGGCGGCCGAGATCGACGAGTACCTGTCGGCACCACGCACGGTCACCATGGCCACGATCGGATCCGACGGGCTGATCCACCAGGTGGCCATGTTCTATGCATGGATCGACGGCGAGATGTGGATCGAAACGAAGACCAAGTCACAGAAGGTGCAGAACCTGCGGCGCGACGCCCGCATGTCCATGCACGTCGAGGACGGCTCGGACTACCACGAACTGCGCGGTGTGAACCTCCAGGGGAGGGGCGAGATCGTCGAGGACGCAGACCAGTTGCGCCGGGTCGGGGTGAACCTCATCGATCGCTACCACGGCGGCTACGACGAGTCTCGCGAGCCGTTCCTCGAGAGCATCATCAACAATCGCGTCGCGGTGCGCATACTCCCGTCGAGGACCACATCGTGGGACCACCGCAAGCTGCCGGCCGACGTGCGCTGA
- a CDS encoding DUF2892 domain-containing protein encodes MRNEAGWDRIARIVVGVVLLIVGFGVMGGTGGTIVGVVALVPLLTGLSGWCPLYSLLGVRTDKSRTDAGAH; translated from the coding sequence ATGAGGAACGAAGCAGGCTGGGATCGCATCGCTCGCATTGTCGTCGGAGTCGTGTTGCTGATCGTCGGGTTCGGCGTGATGGGCGGAACCGGCGGCACGATCGTCGGCGTCGTCGCCCTTGTGCCTTTGCTGACGGGTCTGTCGGGCTGGTGCCCGCTGTACTCGCTGCTCGGCGTGCGCACCGACAAGTCCCGCACCGACGCCGGCGCCCACTGA
- a CDS encoding molybdopterin-dependent oxidoreductase, whose translation MNNPRLRGVDVEWDEILDDLGTGISSVVEAEGPDAVALYLATGLAYDSAGQVAAGMWLGGLGSSAFYSAATVDNAPVLVAAELVAGHPMLNPVWQPDRHGLLLVVGCNPVVSHGYGTTLPDPVRYLRDHRRGGGRLWVIDPRTTETAALADRHLSVRPGADVQILAALCGALLESGADEAELTQHCDPAEVLALRRALEPFSFERAAAAAGIEEGDLVELLDDIRQHHGRVAAFCGTGTTMARDGVLVEWLRWVLLILSGSLDRSDGMRFNRGAVNLLRPRKGGAPGPGPRSRPELRRVAGQMPAVALADEIEAGEVRALVVTGGNPLHAFPEPDRLRDALATLQVLAVVDVADSELVDMATHVLPATGQLERADLSLAENVSLRSGIQATAAVVPPVGHRRPTWWIMASLGQRCGVDLLGGSDPDAVTETSFLSSMLARGPLDPAAVWANGAHGTDVDVDFGWVKATMLPGGRWRIAPPELIERLAARSESSSGLLLVPRREMEWSNSVRFGESEAPPELLMSPADALTASLADGDRVEVKSRHGRVAATVRIDDAIVEGVVSLPHGRAASPVGRLTSASHDVDPLTGMPHTSGFSVTVSGIAPDG comes from the coding sequence TTGAACAACCCACGGCTGCGGGGGGTCGACGTCGAGTGGGACGAGATCCTCGACGACCTGGGTACCGGTATCTCCTCGGTCGTCGAGGCAGAGGGACCCGACGCCGTGGCGCTCTATCTCGCCACCGGGCTGGCCTACGACTCCGCCGGCCAGGTCGCCGCAGGGATGTGGCTCGGTGGGCTGGGGAGCAGCGCCTTCTACTCCGCCGCGACCGTCGACAACGCTCCCGTACTCGTGGCGGCCGAGCTCGTCGCCGGACACCCGATGCTCAACCCCGTCTGGCAGCCCGATCGTCATGGTCTGCTGCTCGTGGTGGGCTGCAACCCGGTGGTCTCCCACGGCTACGGCACCACGCTTCCCGATCCGGTCCGCTACCTCCGAGACCATCGACGAGGGGGCGGCCGATTGTGGGTGATCGACCCGCGGACGACGGAAACCGCCGCCCTCGCCGATCGCCACCTCAGCGTGCGGCCGGGGGCGGACGTGCAGATCCTGGCTGCCCTGTGCGGGGCCCTGCTCGAGTCGGGAGCCGACGAGGCGGAGCTGACGCAGCACTGTGACCCGGCTGAGGTTCTCGCCCTGCGGCGCGCACTGGAGCCCTTCTCCTTCGAGCGGGCAGCGGCCGCCGCGGGGATCGAGGAAGGCGACCTCGTGGAACTCCTCGACGACATCCGGCAGCATCACGGCCGTGTCGCGGCGTTCTGCGGGACCGGGACGACCATGGCTCGCGACGGCGTGCTCGTGGAGTGGCTTCGCTGGGTCCTGCTGATTCTCTCCGGCTCGCTCGACCGGTCGGACGGGATGCGGTTCAACCGGGGAGCGGTGAATCTCCTGCGGCCGCGGAAGGGCGGGGCGCCCGGCCCGGGTCCGCGGTCGCGACCCGAACTCCGGAGGGTCGCCGGCCAGATGCCGGCGGTGGCCCTGGCCGACGAGATCGAGGCCGGGGAGGTTCGTGCCCTCGTCGTCACGGGCGGCAATCCGCTGCACGCCTTTCCCGAACCCGATCGGCTGCGAGACGCACTCGCCACGCTGCAGGTGCTCGCCGTCGTCGACGTGGCCGACAGCGAGCTCGTCGATATGGCGACACACGTGTTGCCCGCGACCGGTCAGCTCGAGCGAGCCGACCTGTCGTTGGCCGAGAACGTGTCGCTTCGCTCCGGGATCCAGGCGACCGCCGCTGTGGTGCCTCCCGTCGGCCATCGTCGCCCGACGTGGTGGATCATGGCTTCGCTCGGGCAACGATGTGGAGTCGATCTCCTCGGCGGGAGCGATCCCGATGCCGTGACCGAGACGAGCTTCCTCTCCTCGATGTTGGCCCGAGGCCCGCTCGATCCAGCCGCGGTGTGGGCGAACGGTGCGCATGGCACCGATGTCGACGTCGACTTCGGGTGGGTCAAGGCCACCATGTTGCCCGGCGGGAGGTGGCGGATCGCTCCGCCCGAGTTGATCGAACGGCTGGCGGCCCGGTCGGAGTCGTCCTCGGGCCTGCTACTGGTCCCGCGCCGAGAGATGGAGTGGAGCAACTCCGTTCGCTTCGGCGAGTCGGAGGCCCCGCCCGAGCTGCTGATGAGTCCAGCCGACGCCCTCACCGCATCACTGGCCGATGGCGACCGGGTCGAGGTGAAGAGCCGACACGGCAGAGTTGCCGCAACGGTGCGGATCGACGACGCCATCGTCGAGGGAGTCGTCTCGCTCCCCCATGGCCGTGCCGCCTCGCCGGTCGGTCGCCTCACGAGCGCCAGCCACGACGTCGATCCGCTCACCGGCATGCCCCACACGTCGGGGTTCTCGGTGACGGTTTCCGGCATCGCACCCGATGGGTAG
- a CDS encoding enoyl-CoA hydratase/isomerase family protein: MTAGTDDEAGADTGVEIEYRDGVCWITLARPERLNAVDTDMLRTIRAEQLRLMDDAEQARAVVFSGSGRAFCAGADLAHIEAIARDPLAYRGFLHALRDVIVGFEQLPQPVIAAVHGVALAGGFELMSGCDIIVAARSAMIGDQHAQRGFVPGGGSSQRVPRWLPRPQARDLLFSGRWLTGDDALAMGLVSRVTDDDDLLAVVGDLARELAGRNWPAMRRMKELARLAEELPLADGLEVEIRYCLEHGREGEVFHGVEGFRRGERSSPDGVADRPRR; the protein is encoded by the coding sequence ATGACCGCGGGAACCGACGACGAAGCAGGGGCCGACACGGGTGTCGAGATCGAGTACCGCGACGGTGTGTGCTGGATCACGCTCGCCCGGCCGGAGCGGCTCAATGCCGTCGACACCGACATGTTGCGGACGATCCGGGCCGAGCAGCTGCGGCTCATGGACGATGCCGAGCAGGCGCGAGCCGTCGTGTTCTCCGGTTCGGGTCGGGCATTCTGCGCTGGGGCGGATCTCGCCCACATCGAGGCCATTGCCCGTGACCCACTCGCCTATCGCGGTTTCCTGCATGCACTGCGAGATGTCATCGTCGGCTTCGAACAGTTGCCCCAACCAGTGATCGCGGCGGTGCACGGGGTCGCCCTGGCCGGAGGCTTCGAGCTCATGTCCGGTTGCGACATCATCGTCGCCGCCCGCTCGGCGATGATCGGCGACCAGCACGCCCAGCGCGGCTTCGTTCCGGGTGGAGGCAGCAGCCAACGCGTGCCCCGTTGGCTCCCCCGCCCGCAGGCGCGGGATCTTCTGTTCAGCGGGCGATGGCTGACGGGCGACGACGCGCTCGCGATGGGCCTGGTGAGCCGGGTGACCGACGACGACGATCTTCTCGCGGTGGTCGGTGACCTGGCTCGGGAGCTCGCCGGGCGCAACTGGCCGGCGATGCGGCGGATGAAGGAGCTGGCGCGGCTCGCCGAGGAACTCCCCCTCGCCGACGGCCTCGAGGTCGAGATCCGGTACTGCCTCGAGCACGGGCGCGAGGGTGAGGTGTTCCACGGCGTCGAAGGTTTCCGGCGCGGGGAGCGCAGCTCGCCCGACGGTGTGGCCGACCGCCCGCGCCGCTGA